DNA from Candidatus Cloacimonas acidaminovorans str. Evry:
AGTTCTCTTTCTAAATCGGGTTTCTTATTTCTATTGGATAAATCCGTCATTATGTCCATAATAGCTTTTTGTTGTTCTTCCGTAATATATAGAGCCCCTGAGCGAGCAGAAGTAAATTCTCTTTTTTCGCCTCCACTAAGGATATGAGCTACTTTTTCAAAAAAAACCTGACCCAAAGTTGTATTTAAACCATGTAACCAGCTACTCAATCCAATGAGCTCATAATTATTTATCTGATACCGTTCCATTTTATCATAAAATGCCTGCAAAAAGGCCTTATGAAAAGGAGCATTACGGTTACGAGAGAGATCAGAAGGAAATTCCTCAAACCTTCTATAGAGGATTTTAATTACCACTTCCGATATCTTTTGAGTTTTGTCTGCAGAGAACTTATTCATTCAATTACTTCTCCCGTAAATGGAATATAACTTCCGAATAAGCAGTTTTATCTTTTTCGGTTCTGTTTAAAACAGGTCTTTTATATTGATTAACAATTCTCATCCCGGCAATTTCAGCTATCTGAGGATATAAATTATATTTATCGTTTGCCACTAAAAATACATTATAGTTTGCTGCTAAAAATTTCTTACAATTAAGTAAAACCTGAACAATGCTTTCGCTGTAACTTTTTCTTGCTTCATACCCTTGCCCTTTATATAAAGGACCAATTTCCAGTTCATCATTACGCTCAAAGTTAAAGAGATCATAAGCATAAGCATGCTGTTCGTGATAATTGATTAATCCTACATAGGGGGGAGAAGTAAAAATTCCGTTTATTCCATTCACTTTAATTTTTTCGGCAAAATCGGGATTTACTTGTTTTACTTTGTCATAGATATCAATAGTTCTGCTATCACCGGTTACACATACTTGAGTGCTATTTGTTCTTAAGGCAGCAAATTGCATTACTCTTTTTAATGTATCTTTAGAATAGGTTTCCCACCATTTTAAAATTGAAAATTGTGGCTTGCATATTTTTCCATGTTTTTTGCAATAATAAGTTGCAGTTACAGGTTCAATTAAAGTAGCCAGATCTGAATGAGTAGTAGCTCTACAACTCCTCATAGTTCGGCTAAGAATAATACTGGCAAGTTTACGGTTATTAACATTATCAATTTTTCTTAATTCCTTTGCTTGCTTTTCCAGCTCTTCTCTAATTTGTTGAGAGAACCATTTATCCAAAAAGGTTTCAGATTTATCCTGCTGTAATTTGATTGCATATTTATCAATTAAACTGTAGTAAATTGGCAAAAACTCTTTTTCCTTCTCCTCAGTATAACTTTTCTCATCTATTAAGTTATGTGCCACTTTGTATTTAAACTCCGGAACTGGAAAGAACTTCTTGTTAAATTTGCTTAGTTCCTCAAGCAATTCCTGTTCAAATTCAAATACCTTGGAATACATCAGATAATGTTTTAGATTATTAGTCAGTTTATTTAGTTCAAAACTCAAACTCTGAAGATCATATCCCATTATTTTAGTACTGGATATTAAAACATTGAAAGCAGAAACATCAATACCTATAGCATTAATACCTAATTCATTAGCTTGCACTAAAGTTGTTCCGCTACCAACAAATGGGTCAAGAACAATGTCTCCAGGATGAAAAAATACCTCCTGCTTAAAGTTATCTGTGTGAGTATCTAAAAAATACTCAACTAACTGTGGAATAAATTTACCCTTATAAGGATGTAATCTGTGCACATGTTTCGTTGTTTCTGCTTCTGTATATTTATCAAAAGCCAGAACCCAATTTAAATCTTCACCAAGTTGCTGAGTCCATTCTTCCTTTTTATTATGGCTAATATTATGGTAATATTCTGCCAATTCTTCTTTTAACACATAGCATTGTCCATTCTCACCATATTTTTTGATTCTTCCATATTGAACTAAATACGCAATATTGGAAGAGGTAACCTTTTTCCCTAATTTTTGGGTTGCCCATTTACTGGCTTGTTTTATGCTTAAATATTCCTTTTCGGGCATAGACATATTTGATCTCCATTCTCATATATGCAAACTAAAATTTTACAATTTATAGAAACGATAAGTATACATTTAGCGACCTTTTATATATGTCAAGACCAAAATTCTTTATCCAGTTTCTATTTATTATTATCAAAGCTAAAAAAATGGAACGAGGATAACTGGATCGACTGGATCAATAGGAATAGTTTTTTTGTACTGTTTATAAGAACAAGGATAATAAACGAAGAACTTCAAAATAAGAACTCGCCATAACATACTAATTTAGATAATGTTCTAATCGCTAAAACTTCGCTTCTAAAATTAATCTGTGAAATTCGTGAGCGGCAACTTTTTATCTATGCGGGGCAAACAAAAACGCCACTACATTTTAGCAGTGGCGTTAACAGATTAGAAACTATCTAATTAGATTGTCTGCGTCTGTTACGATTAAACTGTGCCTTTTTTGCCTTACGACATTCGGGGCAGCGTTTGGGCTCGTTCTGAAGGCCTTTTTCCTTATAGAATTCCTGTTCACCTTCAGTGAAAACGAATTCTCTGGAGCAGTCCTGGCAAATGAGTGTTCTGTCTGGCATTTGGTATCTCCTTTTATTAACGGGATCGAACATTCTGGTCCAAAGGCACTCCCGTAATAGAAGGAATTGGCTTAGGGCGAATGTTGAATCGCATTTGTAAATACCCTTTTTTAGTTTTCAAATTTCTGTCAATTTATTTTTTCTAAAAAGAGGTCTTGTCTACAAAATTGAAGTTATCAATGAGCATTGGAGGCAACAAAGAAATAGGATTTGCCAGCTCACTGATACCTGTAGCAATAATTCTTCCGGTTGCATTATGAGGAATTTCATTAAAGCGCAAATTATTTACGGCATACTGAATTTTTCCATCTTCAAAATACCATACACCATCGCGAGTGGTTCCTGTAAATTCACCTGCTTTTGTATCCACAGTGCGAATATACCAAAAGCTGTTTACAATAAGCCCGCGGGGAACCATTTGCAGCATTTCTTCTTCACTATATCCTTCACCAGGAATGAACATATTATAGATATCGCAAGGTTTACTGCCGATTTTTTTTGCCCAATAACGGCTGGTAGCAAGGTTTTTCAAAATGCCCTTTTCCACCCAGGGAATTTCTTCGGCAATTATGCCATCGTGCGCGAAAGGTGGTGCTAAAAGAGTTGGTTGCTTATAAGTAGAAAACCAGCTGAATTTCTCTCCGAAGAAGGGGTTTCCAATTTGGTTTGTAAAAGGAGTGATACCTTCATCCGCATATCTGCGGTCCATCATCCAACCCATAAACCAAAGTAATTCCTGAAGAGCAAGAGGTCTTAAAAGGACAGCTATTTTTTGGGGTTCAAATGTCCGTTTTACAGCAAGAGATGATGCCTGATTGAGCAGTTTCTCCAGAAGGATTTTTAGGTTAAAGTCCGCAAAATTTTTAGCTTCATAGGCAACCTTTGTTTCTACTTCTTCTTTTTTCAGCGTCATAGAGTGACCAAAATCACTTTTTTCATATTCACCAGCAAACCCGTTTTTAGTAAATAGAGCATTGGTTTCAATATGCTTTTCGGTTAAACCGGAAACCGTTGCTCCAAATGTCTTTGCCTTGCTAATGCTGGTTTGAACAATATCTACTAATTGTTTAGGTTCCAGTGCCTTAGTTTGAGGATCACAATTTGCAATCTCCGGAATGTCCATTTTCCCTACGGAAGGAACAAATTCAGGGTCTTCGGGAGCTAATTTGGCAATTTCTTCAGCTGTTTTAACAAGGTATGCCAAACTTTCTTCATCATCCTGATTTACAGTGCAGCTTCCCGATTTACTGCCAAAAGAAACGCTTAAAGAAATTTCCTTCATTGCCCCGGCAATATGTTGAGTTATAACATTTTGAGCAAAGCGGGTTTCGTGGCTGTCATCTTTAGTAATATTTAGTGTCCAGTCATCTGCTATGCAGTGTTTCTGGATGTATTGCACAATTTTTTCGCTATTCATTGTGAACCTCCTACTCGGATATTACGAAATCTTGCCGTTGAAGCACCATGAGTCATTCTTCCTGTTTGTGGCGGCTGACCTTTGCCACAATTTACAACCCCGAAGGGACGCCAAAAACGCTCATCACAAATAGCATCGCAGCTATTCCAGAATTCCGGATTGTAAGATTTGTAAATAACTTTTTTCAAGGGACGAATCAGTTTGCCGTTTTTTATTTCCCAGAAGAAATCGCCTCCAAACTGGAAATTTATGCGATGATGATCAATAGAATAACTACCTCTGCCTTGAATATAAACTCCGTCTTCAGTATCGGCAATAAGTTCACCCGGAGTTAAGGGCTTTGTTCCTGGCAGTAAATATAAATTGGGAATGCGGTTAATCGGCTGATTAAAATAATAAGTTGCACGATTACATCCGCGGGAAGCATTCAAGCCAATTTCCAAAGCAGTATCACGCGTGCTGCCATATTCTTTTAATATACCGTCTTTAATAATATACCATTTTTGACCGGGAACCCCATCATCATCAAAACCGAGAGTAGCAAGACCTTCTTCCAAAGTGTTATCTCCCACAAAGTTAATCAGTTCACTACCGTAATGATAGTTGTTCAATTTTTCCGGTGTGGCAAAAGAAACACCAGCATAATCGGCTTCCCAACCCAAAACTCTATCCAGTTCTGTAGCATGACCAACGCTTTCATGCATTGTTAAACCCAGATGATTAGGATCAAGAATTAAAGACCTGCGTTCTTCAGCACCAAGGGTATCTGCTTTCACTTTGATAAGTGCTTCTTCGGCAATTTGTTTGGCTTTTTCCCTTAAGTCCAGTTCCAAAATCCATTCCCAACCGACAGCTCTTCCACCTTCATCAAAAGTTCGGCTTTGGCTGTCACTTTCCGTAACCGCTACTGCTGTAATCATAGGATTGATAAACTGCGTAGTAAGGTCTAAACGCGTTCCTA
Protein-coding regions in this window:
- a CDS encoding DNA methyltransferase, with the protein product MSMPEKEYLSIKQASKWATQKLGKKVTSSNIAYLVQYGRIKKYGENGQCYVLKEELAEYYHNISHNKKEEWTQQLGEDLNWVLAFDKYTEAETTKHVHRLHPYKGKFIPQLVEYFLDTHTDNFKQEVFFHPGDIVLDPFVGSGTTLVQANELGINAIGIDVSAFNVLISSTKIMGYDLQSLSFELNKLTNNLKHYLMYSKVFEFEQELLEELSKFNKKFFPVPEFKYKVAHNLIDEKSYTEEKEKEFLPIYYSLIDKYAIKLQQDKSETFLDKWFSQQIREELEKQAKELRKIDNVNNRKLASIILSRTMRSCRATTHSDLATLIEPVTATYYCKKHGKICKPQFSILKWWETYSKDTLKRVMQFAALRTNSTQVCVTGDSRTIDIYDKVKQVNPDFAEKIKVNGINGIFTSPPYVGLINYHEQHAYAYDLFNFERNDELEIGPLYKGQGYEARKSYSESIVQVLLNCKKFLAANYNVFLVANDKYNLYPQIAEIAGMRIVNQYKRPVLNRTEKDKTAYSEVIFHLREK
- a CDS encoding zinc-ribbon domain-containing protein — its product is MPDRTLICQDCSREFVFTEGEQEFYKEKGLQNEPKRCPECRKAKKAQFNRNRRRQSN
- a CDS encoding metallopeptidase TldD-related protein, which translates into the protein MNSEKIVQYIQKHCIADDWTLNITKDDSHETRFAQNVITQHIAGAMKEISLSVSFGSKSGSCTVNQDDEESLAYLVKTAEEIAKLAPEDPEFVPSVGKMDIPEIANCDPQTKALEPKQLVDIVQTSISKAKTFGATVSGLTEKHIETNALFTKNGFAGEYEKSDFGHSMTLKKEEVETKVAYEAKNFADFNLKILLEKLLNQASSLAVKRTFEPQKIAVLLRPLALQELLWFMGWMMDRRYADEGITPFTNQIGNPFFGEKFSWFSTYKQPTLLAPPFAHDGIIAEEIPWVEKGILKNLATSRYWAKKIGSKPCDIYNMFIPGEGYSEEEMLQMVPRGLIVNSFWYIRTVDTKAGEFTGTTRDGVWYFEDGKIQYAVNNLRFNEIPHNATGRIIATGISELANPISLLPPMLIDNFNFVDKTSF
- a CDS encoding TldD/PmbA family protein, which encodes MKYLDLAMNAAEKLGAEYADIRIQKTTDQVIYLQNLSLKHTSNNVLQGYGIRVFKDGAWGFAHNNVFNEEAVLATVKKAVETATLSAEVNKTKKLRLAPERSYIATYRTPVKIDPFTVPVSEKIDLMMEVARTMLAYEGIMKTVFLMILHKDEKLFASTLGTRLDLTTQFINPMITAVAVTESDSQSRTFDEGGRAVGWEWILELDLREKAKQIAEEALIKVKADTLGAEERRSLILDPNHLGLTMHESVGHATELDRVLGWEADYAGVSFATPEKLNNYHYGSELINFVGDNTLEEGLATLGFDDDGVPGQKWYIIKDGILKEYGSTRDTALEIGLNASRGCNRATYYFNQPINRIPNLYLLPGTKPLTPGELIADTEDGVYIQGRGSYSIDHHRINFQFGGDFFWEIKNGKLIRPLKKVIYKSYNPEFWNSCDAICDERFWRPFGVVNCGKGQPPQTGRMTHGASTARFRNIRVGGSQ